A region of the Geomonas subterranea genome:
GGGGAAACCGGCCTTCTGGAACTGGCCGTCCACGTTGGAGGTGGCGACGAAGAGGTCGAGACGGTAGCGACGCGCCCAGTCAAGCAGCAGGGCGAAACCGGCATGGGGGACGGTGGCGCGGTAGAGGTTGGTGCGGTGGCCGTAAAAGCCCCAGCCGAAGGCGGGGTCGTGCTCGAAGTGTTCCGGGTTGGCGGCGTCGACGAAGCTGATGCCGAGGCGCTGGTAGAGCGGATAGGCGCGCCAGAAGCCGGTGTCGCCGCGAAAGTCGGGGAGGCCGGAATCGACCCCCATGCCGGCCCCGGCGGTCACCACGAGCGCCTGCGCTCCGGCGACAGCCTCGGCGGCTTCCCTGAAGAGCGGGGCGAGACCGGCGGCCATGCCTAAATCCCCACCTTGACCGGGACCGGCTTCAGTACCCGCTGCAGCTCGGCGGGAGGGAGAGAAACGAGAAAGCCGCGGCTGCCGCCGTTTATGTAGATGAGCGGCAGCTCCAGGATGCTCTCTTCGATGTAGACCGGCATCGCTTTCCTGGTGCCGAAGGGGGAGGTGCCCCCCACCATGTAGCCCGAGTGGCGGTTGGCGGTATCGGGGGTACAGGGGGCGACGCTCTTGACGCCGATGGCGCGCGCCAGTTCCTTGGTGGAAACCTGGAGGTCGCCGTGCATCAGCACGACGAGAGGCGCCCGGGTATCGTCCTCCATGATCAGGGTCTTGATGACGCTGTGCTCGTCGACGCCGAGCTCGCGCGCCGAAACGGCGG
Encoded here:
- the ybaK gene encoding Cys-tRNA(Pro) deacylase; amino-acid sequence: MAKVKSPVTAAIRVLRQAGVTFGEHPYQYEEKGGTAVSARELGVDEHSVIKTLIMEDDTRAPLVVLMHGDLQVSTKELARAIGVKSVAPCTPDTANRHSGYMVGGTSPFGTRKAMPVYIEESILELPLIYINGGSRGFLVSLPPAELQRVLKPVPVKVGI